Proteins encoded in a region of the Populus nigra chromosome 3, ddPopNigr1.1, whole genome shotgun sequence genome:
- the LOC133688019 gene encoding isoamylase 1, chloroplastic-like translates to MIFCVPIKQTHTAYHHQNVPLLATHDHVPVISSNSSLSPLKLQNMNLVHSPSHSLQLPKFISHFQNTPKFYPPKRVTTSNLETIGSNIFSNSTALIPIKAASEGVDTAVVVVEEEEPKLKKIQVFEGHPAPFGATVRDGGVNFAIFSADAVSATLCLISLSDLPENRVTEQIFLDPLTNKTGDVWHVLLKGDFKDMLYGYKFDGNFSPEVGLYYDPSKIVLDPYAKSVISRGEFGVLGHDDNRWPQMACMIPTAENKFDWEGDSPLKHPQRDLIIYEMHVRGFTQHESSRTEFPGTYLGVVEKLDHLKELGVNCIELMPCHEFNELEYYSYNSVLGDYKVNFWGYSTVNYFSPMTRYSSAGTRNCGRDAINEFKLLVREAHKRGIEVFMDVVFNHTAEGNEKGPILSFRGVDNSIYYMLAPKGEFYNYSGCGNTFNCNHPIVRQFILDCLRYWVTEMHVDGFRFDLASIMTRSSSLWDAVNVFGSPIEGDLLTTGTPLSSPPLIDMMSNDPILRDVKLIAEAWDAGGLYQVGMFPHWRIWSEWNGKYRDIVRQFIKGTDGFSGAFAECLCGSPNLYQEGGRKPWNSINFVCAHDGFTLADLVTYNKKHNLANGEDNNDGENHNNSWNCGQEGEFASISVKKLRKRQMRNFFLCLMVSQGVPMIYMGDEYGHTKGGNNNTYCHDNYINYFRWDKKEESSSDFFRFCCLVTKFRHECESLGLNDFPTAERLQWHGHDPGTPDWSETSRFVAFTLIDSVKGEIYIAFNASHLAVTITLPERPGYRWEPLVDSGKPAPFDFLSSDIPERDLAIKQYSHFLEANLYPMLSYTSIILVLSPNDNA, encoded by the exons ATGATATTCTGTGTCCCCATCAAACAAACACACACCGCTTACCATCACCAAAATGTACCACTGCTTGCCACTCATGATCATGTACCAGTAATTAGCAGCAACAGCTCTCTATCCCCCCTCAAACTACAAAACATGAACTTAGTTCACTCTCCTTCACACTCACTACAACTCCCCAAATTCATTTCCCATTTCCAAAATACCCCAAAATTCTATCCTCCAAAAAGAGTTACCACTTCCAATTTAGAAACAATTGGCAGTAACATTTTTAGCAATTCAACAGCATTGATTCCCATTAAAGCAGCAAGTGAAGGAGTGGATACAGCTGTAGtagtggtggaggaggaggagcctaaattgaaaaaaattcaggtgTTTGAAGGCCATCCTGCACCATTTGGTGCAACAGTTCGTGATGGTGGTGTCAATTTTGCTATATTTTCTGCCGACGCAGTTTCTGCTACTCTTTGCTTGATTTCACTCTCTGATTTGCCTGAG AATAGAGTGACTGAGCAGATTTTTCTTGATCCTTTGACCAACAAGACTGGAGATGTTTGGCATGTGCTTTTGAAAGGAGATTTTAAAGATATGCTATATGGGTACAAGTTTGATGGGAACTTTTCTCCTGAAGTAGGACTTTACTATGATCCTTCTAAGATCGTATTGGACCCTTATGCAAAA TCAGTTATTAGCAGAGGGGAGTTTGGTGTTTTGGGGCATGATGATAATCGATGGCCTCAAATGGCCTGCATGATACCCACTGCAGAAAACAAG TTTGATTGGGAGGGAGATTCACCATTAAAGCATCCACAAAGAGATCTAATAATATATGAAATGCATGTTCGAGGGTTTACACAGCATGAATCAAGCAGGACCGAATTCCCTGGTACATACCTTGGTGTAGTGGAGAAGCTTGATCATTTGAAG GAACTTGGTGTCAACTGCATAGAGTTAATGCCATGCCATGAATTCAATGAGCTTGAGTACTACAGTTACAATTCTGTCTTGGGTGACTACAA GGTTAATTTTTGGGGATATTCTACCGTCAATTACTTTTCGCCTATGACAAGATACTCATCTGCTGGCACAAGGAACTGTGGCCGAGATGCAATTAATGAATTCAAGCTTCTTGTTAGAGAAGCACATAAACGAGGAATTGAG GTGTTCATGGACGTTGTTTTCAATCACACAGCGGAAGGAAATGAGAAAGGTCCCATTCTGTCTTTCAGAGGAGTTGATAACAGTATCTATTACATGCTTGCTCCTAAG GGAGAGTTCTATAATTATTCAGGTTGTGGCAACACATTCAATTGCAACCATCCTATCGTGCGTCAATTTATATTGGACTGCTTAAG ATATTGGGTGACAGAGATGCACGTAGATGGCTTCCGCTTTGACCTTGCTTCTATTATGACTAGAAGTAGTAG TCTCTGGGATGCAGTTAATGTATTCGGGAGTCCCATAGAAGGTGACTTGCTGACAACTGGCACTCCTCTCAGCAGCCCTCCATTGATTGACATGATGAGTAATGATCCCATACTCCGTGATGTTAAg CTTATAGCTGAAGCATGGGATGCGGGAGGATTGTATCAAGTTGGGATGTTTCCCCATTGGCGTATTTGGTCAGAATGGAATGGGAAG TATCGAGACATTGTGCGGCAGTTCATTAAGGGGACAGACGGTTTTTCTGGGGCTTTTGCTGAATGCCTCTGTGGGAGCCCGAATTTATACCAG GAAGGAGGAAGGAAACCATGGAACAGCATCAACTTTGTATGTGCACATGATGGTTTTACTTTGGCTGATTTAGTGACATATAACAAGAAGCATAACTTGGCAAATGGCGAAGACAACAATGATGGAGAAAATCATAACAATAGCTGGAATTGTGGACAG GAGGGTGAATTTGCCAGCATTTCAGTGAAGAAATTGCGAAAACGACAAATGAGAAATTTCTTCCTGTGTCTCATGGTTTCACAA GGTGTTCCAATGATATACATGGGTGATGAATATGGTCACACAAAAGGGGGAAACAACAATACATATTGCCATGATAACTAT ATTAACTACTTCCGCTGGGATAAGAAGGAAGAATCCTCATCAGACTTCTTTAGATTTTGCTGCCTCGTGACCAAGTTCCGCCA TGAATGTGAGTCCCTTGGCTTGAATGACTTCCCAACAGCAGAGAGGCTGCAATGGCATGGTCATGATCCTGGAACACCAGATTGGTCAGAAACAAGCCGTTTTGTGGCCTTTACATTG ATTGACTCGGTGAAGGGCGAGATCTACATCGCCTTCAATGCTAGCCATTTGGCAGTTACCATTACACTGCCAGAACGGCCAGGATACAGATGGGAGCCCCTGGTAGACTCTGGCAAGCCTGCACCGTTTGATTTCCTTTCTAGTGACATCCCAGAAAGAGACCTCGCAATTAAACAGTATTCTCACTTCCTTGAGGCCAATCTATACCCTATGCTTAGTTATACTTCCATCATCCTCGTACTCTCTCCCAACGACAATGCTTAA
- the LOC133689453 gene encoding auxin-responsive protein SAUR32-like, with product MKVIKICQIVRFKLFIHRWKLRSLGTLRRSHQKSGALTKKTPPAGYLAVYVGMQEKRFLIPTRFLNMPVFVGLLKKTEEEFGFKCNGGLVLLCEVEFFEEVLRLLDKDETRFARFGLEDYFKIVSCEVGFDSCKETTNVFTPLLEKARCLMGFNEMLLKLFPSSLMSGVFLASRLPFVLMMPKLIS from the exons ATGAAGGTAATCAAGATCTGTCAGATTGTCAGGTTCAAGTTATTCATTCACCGTTGGAAGCTAAGGAGTCTTGGAACCCTGAGAAGAAGCCATCAAAAATCAGGGGCTTTAACCAAGAAAACACCACCAGCTGGGTATCTTGCAGTTTATGTTGGGATGCAAGAAAAGAGGTTCTTGATACCTACAAGGTTTCTAAACATGCCTGTTTTTGTAGGTTTGTTAAAGAAAACAGAAGAGGAGTTTGGGTTTAAATGTAATGGAGGGCTTGTTTTGCTTTGTGAGGTTGAGTTTTTTGAAGAGGTTTTAAGGTTGTTAGATAAAGACGAGACTAGATTTGCTAGGTTTGGTTTGGAGGATTATTTCAAGATTGTTTCTTGTGAAGTGGGTTTTGATTCTTGCAAGGAAACAACTAATGTTTTTACTCCATTGTTAGAGAAAGCTAGG TGTTTGATGGGTTTCAATGAGATGTtgttgaagctttttccttccTCACTAATGTCTGGGGTTTTTCTAGCTAGTAGGCTTCCATTTGTTTTGATGATGCCAAAGCTTATCTCTTAG
- the LOC133688294 gene encoding uncharacterized protein LOC133688294, which yields MPLGLITGIGRAMRRKRTSSLDILSSKRAPRTYYKGKNCKPTGFHTRKGGYVVVPEKLPNYVVPDLTDFKLKPYVSQCPTEVKTAEASELAK from the exons aTGCCGTTGGGATTGATAACCGGGATAGGGAGGGCAATGAGGAGGAAGCGAACGTCGTCATTGGACATTCTCTCGTCAAAACGTGCTCCCCGGACTTACTACAAGGGAAAGAATTGCAAGCCCACTGGTTTTCACACTCGTAAAG GTGGGTATGTTGTTGTACCGGAAAAACTGCCCAACTATGTAGTCCCTGATTTGACTGACTTCAAG ctcAAACCATACGTGTCTCAATGTCCAACGGAGGTTAAGACAGCTGAAGCATCTGAACTTGCCAAGTAG
- the LOC133689530 gene encoding uncharacterized protein LOC133689530 isoform X1 yields the protein MKMLKRKEVDEVSDDFSDFSLSAPARKIRRLVLGADLPPIIEEEEGSTVPVGFVEEEEEGTGSSFISKRNKGVQIEELIMPPPSSSSISDNEERAIVLFKPVNNLHMLHHSPNDFSVSLDSNIISGFKNQFLWSSQSGQVKPPEEEEEAGARRDYSMAVVPWVPSQAQHAFAMMDNNASAPQTEGAVELMDFEEMGEATMDIEEDNDTNNYSESVELGQAQGNQAFGFGGIRAGSDGFPQWSQQHCMMPQIAQNANPTPITWFQ from the exons ATGAAGATGTTGAAGAGAAAAGAAGTAGATGAAGTCAGTGATGATTTCTCTGATTTTTCCCTCTCCGCTCCTGCTCGTAAGATTCGCCGTCTTGTACTG GGTGCTGATTTACCGCCAATaatagaggaagaagagggaTCAACGGTGCCAGTTGggtttgttgaagaagaagaagaagggaccGGTAGTAGTTTTATTAGTAAAAGGAACAAGGGAGTGCAAATTGAGGAATTGATCATGCCGccgccatcatcatcatcaatttctGATAATGAAGAGAGGGCTATTGTTTTATTCAAGCCTGTTAATAACCTGCACATGCTTCATCATTCTCCTAATGATTTCTCTGTTTCTCTTGATTCCAACATCATTTCAGGCTTCAAAA ATCAGTTTCTATGGTCAAGCCAATCTGGTCAAGTAAAACCacctgaagaagaagaagaagcaggagCAAGAAGGGATTATAGCATGGCTGTGGTGCCTTGGGTTCCTTCTCAAGCTCAGCATGCTTTTGCAATGATGGATAATAATGCTAGTGCTCCGCAAACTGAGGGTGCTGTCGAGTTGATGGATTTTGAGGAAATGGGAGAGGCAACAATGGACATTGAAGAAGACAATGATACTAACAATTATAGTGAAAGTGTAGAGCTAGGGCAGGCACAAGGGAACCAGGCATTTGGATTTGGTGGAATAAGAGCAGGGAGTGATGGCTTCCCTCAGTGGTCCCAGCAACATTGCATGATGCCACAGATTGCTCAAAATGCCAACCCAACTCCTATTACTTGGTTCCAGTAA
- the LOC133689529 gene encoding ethanolamine-phosphate cytidylyltransferase-like: MEYESSSSIWDGVYYYPHLFGGLMLTAALLGLSTSYFGGLGYSYLPYMWSDLGVFYKKKSEKKRIRVYMDGCFDLMHYGHANALRQAKALGDELVVGVVSDEEIVANKGPPVLSMEERLALVSGLKWVDEVIANAPYAITEKFMNSLFNEHKIDYIIHGDDPCLLPDGTDAYALAKKAGRYKQIKRTEGVSSTDIVERILSSLKDAKACENHDNTSSLPGDDHKGSQSNSSRISQFLPTSRRIVQFSNGKGPGPNARVVYIDGAFDLFHAGHVEILRSARQLGDFLLVGIHTDQIVSEHRGKGHPIMHLHERSLSVLACSYVDEVIIGAPWEVTRDMVTTFNVSLVVHGTVAESNSLLAGEPDPYAVPKSMGIFWMLDSPKNITTTSVAQRIVANHEAYLKRNAKKAESEKKYYAEKVHVSGD, encoded by the exons ATGGAGTATGAGAGCAGCAGTTCGATTTGGGATGGAGTGTATTACTACCCACATCTGTTTGGAGGACTAATGCTAACAGCTGCTTTGCTTGGATTATCAACTAGCTATTTTGGTGGACTTGGGTACTCTTATTTGCCTTATATGTGGTCTGATCTGggagttttttataaaaagaagagTGAGAAGAAGCGAATTCGGGTTTACATGGATGGTTGTTTTGATCTTATGCATTATGGACATGCCAATGCTTTGAGGCAAGCTAAGGCTTTAGGAGATGAATTGGTGGTTGGTGTTGTTAGTGATGAGGAGATTGTTGCCAACAAGGGCCCTCCTGTTTTATCTATGGAAGAGAG GCTGGCCCTTGTCAGTGGATTGAAGTGGGTGGATGAAGTCATAGCCAATGCTCCTTATGCCATTACAGAGAAATTCATGAACAGTCTCTTCAATGAGCATAAAATTGATTATATCATACATGGCGATGATCCTTGCTTGCTTCCTGATGGAACTGATGCCTATGCCTTGGCCAAGAAAGCTGGGCGTTATAAGCAGATCAAACGAACAGAAGGTGTCTCCAGCACAGATATCGTAG AGAGAATACTTTCTTCTTTGAAGGATGCAAAAGCTTGTGAAAATCATGATAATACATCATCTTTGCCCGGTGATGATCATAAAGGAAGTCAATCCAACAGTTCCCGTATATCTCAATTTCTACCAACATCCCGGAGAATTGTACAATTTTCAAATGGCAAG GGACCTGGACCAAATGCTCGTGTTGTCTACATTGATGGAGCGTTTGATCTCTTCCATGCAGGACATGTAGAG ATTCTCAGGAGTGCTAGGCAGCTTGGAGATTTTCTGCTGGTTGGGATCCACACTGACCAGATTGTAAG TGAACACAGAGGGAAAGGTCACCCAATTATGCATCTGCATGAACGTAGTCTTAGCGTTCTGGCTTGCAGCTATGTTGATGAAGTTATCATTGGTGCGCCTTGGGAAGTTACCAGAGACATG GTCACAACTTTTAACGTCTCCTTGGTTGTGCATGGGACAGTAGCAGAGAGCAACTCCTTGTTGGCT GGTGAACCTGATCCATATGCAGTTCCAAAGAGCATGGGAATTTTCTGGATGCTTGACAGCCCTAAAAATATAACGACCACTTCAGTGGCCCAAAGGATAGTTGCCAATCACGAGGCTTACTTG AAACGCAATGCCAAGAAGGCAGAAAGTGAGAAGAAGTACTACGCAGAGAAAGTACATGTGTCAGGAGACTAA
- the LOC133689530 gene encoding uncharacterized protein LOC133689530 isoform X2 codes for MKSVMISLIFPSPLLLGADLPPIIEEEEGSTVPVGFVEEEEEGTGSSFISKRNKGVQIEELIMPPPSSSSISDNEERAIVLFKPVNNLHMLHHSPNDFSVSLDSNIISGFKNQFLWSSQSGQVKPPEEEEEAGARRDYSMAVVPWVPSQAQHAFAMMDNNASAPQTEGAVELMDFEEMGEATMDIEEDNDTNNYSESVELGQAQGNQAFGFGGIRAGSDGFPQWSQQHCMMPQIAQNANPTPITWFQ; via the exons ATGAAGTCAGTGATGATTTCTCTGATTTTTCCCTCTCCGCTCCTGCTC GGTGCTGATTTACCGCCAATaatagaggaagaagagggaTCAACGGTGCCAGTTGggtttgttgaagaagaagaagaagggaccGGTAGTAGTTTTATTAGTAAAAGGAACAAGGGAGTGCAAATTGAGGAATTGATCATGCCGccgccatcatcatcatcaatttctGATAATGAAGAGAGGGCTATTGTTTTATTCAAGCCTGTTAATAACCTGCACATGCTTCATCATTCTCCTAATGATTTCTCTGTTTCTCTTGATTCCAACATCATTTCAGGCTTCAAAA ATCAGTTTCTATGGTCAAGCCAATCTGGTCAAGTAAAACCacctgaagaagaagaagaagcaggagCAAGAAGGGATTATAGCATGGCTGTGGTGCCTTGGGTTCCTTCTCAAGCTCAGCATGCTTTTGCAATGATGGATAATAATGCTAGTGCTCCGCAAACTGAGGGTGCTGTCGAGTTGATGGATTTTGAGGAAATGGGAGAGGCAACAATGGACATTGAAGAAGACAATGATACTAACAATTATAGTGAAAGTGTAGAGCTAGGGCAGGCACAAGGGAACCAGGCATTTGGATTTGGTGGAATAAGAGCAGGGAGTGATGGCTTCCCTCAGTGGTCCCAGCAACATTGCATGATGCCACAGATTGCTCAAAATGCCAACCCAACTCCTATTACTTGGTTCCAGTAA